The Mercurialis annua linkage group LG8, ddMerAnnu1.2, whole genome shotgun sequence genome window below encodes:
- the LOC126659686 gene encoding germin-like protein 9-3, whose amino-acid sequence MASKLFSTVILCVLVSLVSGSDPDIITDFIIPANSSAPAIDGNFFTFTGLRSVVTGDEPSTFTVTKASMAEFPALNGQSVSIAVLEFPAGAVNPPHTHPRSAELLLVVDGSLQVGFIDTTNKLYTQTLQLGDIFVFPKGLVHFQSNSDPKQPATAVSAFGSANAGTVSVPLTVFGTGIDDNILATAFKTDVATIQKIKAGLAPKA is encoded by the coding sequence ATGGCCTCGAAATTGTTTTCGACCGTAATTTTATGTGTATTAGTTAGTTTGGTTTCGGGAAGTGATCCAGATATCATTACGGACTTCATAATCCCAGCAAATTCTTCAGCTCCAGCAATCGATGGAAATTTCTTCACGTTCACAGGACTACGCAGCGTAGTTACTGGCGACGAGCCATCAACCTTTACGGTGACAAAAGCTAGCATGGCAGAGTTTCCGGCTCTAAATGGGCAGAGCGTATCTATAGCAGTTCTTGAATTCCCTGCAGGGGCAGTCAACCCACCCCACACTCACCCTCGCTCCGCCGAGCTTTTGTTGGTGGTAGACGGGAGCCTTCAAGTTGGTTTCATCGACACAACAAACAAACTTTATACGCAAACACTTCAACTGGGTGACATATTTGTGTTTCCAAAGGGTTTGGTGCATTTTCAGTCGAATTCTGATCCGAAGCAACCTGCTACGGCTGTCTCCGCCTTTGGTAGCGCAAATGCTGGCACTGTTTCGGTTCCTTTAACTGTTTTTGGTACCGGCATTGATGATAACATCCTCGCAACCGCTTTCAAAACTGATGTTGCTACCATCCAGAAGATCAAGGCAGGTCTTGCACCAAAGGCTTGA